From the Rhodoferax sp. WC2427 genome, one window contains:
- a CDS encoding EAL domain-containing protein, whose product MRISRPSLRVAISVPFALILATTVALLAATQQDNNTRLIDKTSVRILDALSAASTNRLAHFLEEPFRIQSGIADAIARHGLYRPHDLGPVYRYLGGVYQDLYREPAQMSALGFGSATGEYAGMRREDANAGFTLILKDGSTRGQLRIYKGSQPGEVLAAYDQYDPRGRPWYAPIAQSGQPGWSTLYTNYDERAEITISASTPVKAGPQLLGVMSADVKINGLNQFLFDEPLRGAAVIAIVDLEGQLVAFSEPGSVLADGTTGTPRGQRLRLSEGANPVLRAAAKPVADAPTESAFSFQMQVNGKLYICRVTPYSDIRGLNWRIVTLVPESELLGDIRAGSQRSLAWIVGFASLGFVLGLWAIGWVTRPIQRTAQAANQLALGQWDTALDTGGAVQETDTLVRAFNAMAQRLQRAFNNMQDQLRFDGLTQLRTRRGLLEEAQWDGTRPAVLCLLGLDGFRAINDNVGHATGERLLLAIAERMRAQLPNQVLMARVGGDEFALLHLDTRQTAAELGAQAVQLFATPFASGGDEIQVSASVGVVEGLLPADGLSEWLRNASVALGEVKRRSRGAFGVFEPGMVEQSQEQARLANELRQALEREQFLVYYQTVIDMATGSVSGVEALVRWQSPLRGLVPPGIFIPVAESSDLILALGDWVLRTATRDVARHLAQLAPDFDLHVNVSARQLIQSDFVATLKQALRESGLPPRSLTLELTESVLIEQNGQTVERLREIRALGVKIAIDDFGTGYSSLAYLGRLPFDCLKVDQSFVRTLCSSPQDAAIVAAVLQMAKGFGVDVVAEGVETEAQAQRLQEMGCRHAQGYWFGRPLPWSRIDWAPHPLTQPFTDIP is encoded by the coding sequence ATGCGTATTTCTCGACCCTCCCTGAGGGTGGCCATCTCGGTGCCGTTTGCACTGATCCTGGCCACCACCGTAGCCTTGCTGGCCGCCACGCAGCAAGACAACAACACCCGCCTGATCGACAAGACCAGCGTACGCATCCTGGACGCGCTCTCCGCAGCGTCGACCAACCGCCTGGCGCATTTTCTGGAAGAGCCATTCCGCATCCAGAGCGGCATTGCCGACGCCATTGCGCGCCATGGCCTGTACCGGCCCCACGACCTGGGCCCGGTCTACCGCTACCTGGGCGGGGTGTACCAGGATCTGTACCGCGAGCCCGCGCAGATGAGTGCGCTGGGTTTTGGCAGTGCCACCGGCGAATACGCCGGCATGCGCCGCGAAGACGCGAATGCTGGTTTCACCCTGATACTCAAAGACGGCTCGACCCGCGGACAGCTGCGGATTTACAAAGGCAGCCAACCTGGGGAAGTCCTGGCCGCCTACGACCAGTACGATCCGCGCGGACGGCCCTGGTATGCGCCCATTGCCCAGTCGGGCCAGCCGGGCTGGTCGACCCTGTACACCAACTACGACGAGCGGGCCGAAATCACCATCTCGGCATCCACGCCCGTCAAGGCGGGGCCCCAATTGCTCGGCGTCATGTCGGCCGACGTCAAGATCAACGGCCTGAACCAGTTTTTGTTCGACGAGCCGCTGCGGGGTGCCGCCGTCATCGCGATTGTCGACCTGGAGGGGCAACTGGTGGCGTTTTCAGAGCCGGGTTCGGTGCTCGCCGATGGCACGACGGGCACCCCGCGCGGGCAACGCCTGCGCCTGTCGGAGGGGGCCAACCCGGTGCTGCGCGCCGCCGCGAAGCCCGTGGCCGATGCCCCCACCGAGAGTGCGTTCAGCTTTCAAATGCAAGTCAACGGCAAGCTGTACATCTGCCGGGTGACACCGTATTCGGACATCCGGGGGCTGAACTGGCGCATCGTGACCCTGGTGCCCGAATCCGAACTGCTGGGCGACATCCGCGCTGGCAGCCAGCGCAGCCTGGCCTGGATCGTGGGCTTTGCGTCGCTGGGTTTTGTGCTGGGGCTGTGGGCGATTGGCTGGGTCACGCGGCCCATCCAGCGTACGGCCCAGGCGGCAAACCAGCTGGCGCTGGGCCAGTGGGACACGGCCCTCGACACCGGCGGCGCGGTGCAGGAAACCGACACCCTGGTACGGGCTTTCAATGCGATGGCGCAGCGCCTGCAGCGGGCCTTCAACAACATGCAGGACCAGTTGCGCTTTGATGGCCTGACCCAGCTGCGGACCCGCCGCGGGCTACTGGAGGAGGCGCAATGGGACGGCACCCGGCCCGCCGTGCTCTGCCTGTTGGGACTGGATGGGTTTCGGGCCATCAATGACAACGTGGGCCACGCCACCGGCGAGCGCCTGTTGCTGGCCATCGCCGAGCGCATGCGGGCCCAGTTGCCCAACCAGGTTCTGATGGCCCGCGTGGGCGGTGACGAATTTGCGCTGCTGCACCTGGATACCCGACAGACCGCCGCGGAACTGGGCGCACAGGCCGTGCAACTTTTCGCCACCCCATTTGCCTCGGGGGGCGACGAGATCCAGGTCAGTGCTTCGGTAGGGGTGGTCGAAGGGCTGCTACCGGCCGATGGCCTGTCCGAATGGCTGCGCAATGCCAGCGTGGCGCTGGGCGAGGTCAAGCGCCGCAGCCGGGGCGCATTCGGGGTGTTTGAACCCGGCATGGTGGAGCAATCGCAGGAGCAGGCGCGGCTGGCCAATGAATTGCGCCAGGCGCTGGAGCGCGAACAATTTCTGGTCTATTACCAGACCGTCATCGACATGGCGACCGGCAGCGTCAGCGGTGTCGAAGCGCTGGTGCGCTGGCAAAGCCCATTGCGCGGCTTGGTGCCGCCCGGCATCTTCATTCCGGTGGCGGAAAGTTCCGACCTGATCCTGGCGCTGGGCGACTGGGTGCTGCGCACCGCCACCCGCGATGTGGCCCGGCACCTGGCGCAGCTGGCACCAGATTTCGACTTGCATGTGAACGTGTCGGCCCGGCAACTGATCCAGTCCGACTTCGTTGCCACGCTGAAACAGGCCCTTCGGGAGAGCGGGTTGCCGCCCCGGAGCCTGACGCTGGAGCTGACCGAATCCGTGCTCATCGAACAAAACGGCCAGACCGTGGAGCGCTTGCGCGAGATCCGCGCTCTGGGGGTCAAAATTGCCATCGACGACTTCGGGACCGGCTATTCCTCGCTGGCCTACCTGGGGCGGCTGCCGTTCGACTGCCTCAAGGTGGACCAGAGCTTTGTGCGCACCCTGTGCAGCTCGCCGCAGGACGCGGCGATTGTGGCGGCGGTGTTGCAGATGGCCAAAGGCTTTGGCGTGGATGTCGTGGCCGAGGGCGTGGAAACCGAAGCCCAGGCCCAGCGCCTGCAAGAGATGGGCTGCCGCCACGCCCAGGGCTACTGGTTTGGCCGTCCACTGCCCTGGTCCCGGATCGACTGGGCCCCGCATCCACTCACCCAACCCTTCACCGATATCCCCTAA
- a CDS encoding SDR family NAD(P)-dependent oxidoreductase translates to MNNTPPLQEPIAIVGMACRFPGEAENIEAYWEVLRSGGITVGEVPATRWDWRRHFSENPDAPGRAYVKHGNFIRQDLRAFDAGFFGISNREAEVMDPQQRLLLEVAWETIEHAGSDLAALGAARTGVYIGAFTLDNLIGRMGGASRFATGSHTAVGSTATILSNRISHAFNLTGPSLSVDTACSSSLVAVHLAAQAIWSGECDVALAGGVNVMFRPEYVIAMSKGHFLATDGRSKTFDASANGYGRGEGAGVVMLKPLSRAQADGDRILAVLRSTGCNQDGRTEGITVPNKVAQSKLMQQVLDRAGLVPDDVHYVEAHGTGTPLGDPIESAAISSVFGVHRAYPMPVGSVKANIGHLEAASGVASLIKLVLCMRERQLPAVAGLTHLNPAIDFEGLNIRPPRELEALPQGTLRMAVNSFGYGGTNAHAILESPPEAAASTPVAASADGWCMLPISARSDEALADLVTQWSNTLDTMGPDVPRSLLATAALRRTHHDCRVAFAADSGPSLRSAVASWLEARPRAERPLKNTDAVFVFTGMGPQWWGMARELLSSDAASQQLAQKFDGIFKSLSGWSLVDALLQPEEASLVAKTHIAQPANFLCQWLVTQWLAARGVRPAAVVGHSVGEVGSAWASGVLSLEDAIRVSYQRAKLQATTAGQGGMLAVGLSEADALALIESTQGKVEIAAINGPTAVTLAGDEASLSDLAGRLEVRSIFNRRLKVEVAYHSRYMDPILDDLRTELSGLTLHTATTPVWSTVSAHQGSDGLFGAGYWCRNVREPVRFRAAIEDLLDHGYRLFVEIGPHPVIGGNIREIMARRSDEGRTISTLVRGASDFVQLHATLGRLYAAGVAPDWQHLNGPASAQWDLPRHPWLRDNLWAEADSCARERACPPVGPLCGEPLDHPTPTWERAMNTLYLPWIADHKVDGMVLLPGAAYIDTAFAVAEQMLEGDGALCVENVEVSRPLVLEGDATLLYRTSYNPQRSLVEMASREESGGPWTRHAQARISRVAFDDSLRAPAFEGGESLDVASAYARFAQMGLVYGPACQRIQTLAVSGDTVRAELSALDNAPADVNHHLHPTVLDGAFQSLLAVVLTGGDTPWVPTAIDEITLRAPVTGPVVCIGRVKSRSEREIVGELWLSDAAGQLLVHVDGVHCVPAKRAHDPMQGLLYTENFESVLPVGEPMRLGAWMVLSEDGCAAGSFGEALTRSLVQANVARLLAFAVGTAPGPMAISRMDGELELKTLFAEYPIHTLAGVLYLAAGIDSAPAQARARVARVHALVKALGGDDAVPRVYLATCNAQSVQANDSVAGYAQAAVHGYGRVAHNEFTALAVTLLDHDGHPASATALVGELLADDVEDDVALRAGTRWARRVRPLSAPEMRQAALADMVAEPQAVVLEKQAGADTHWRAIAVPTPVQTADGGQTALALHGLVQETPEGADGAALCGFTAQVTQANSRWKVGQWLVGAAVIRPASHIAIADGALFAMPIDGPLVGAERVLTLWAGIHDALRRVVPLAETQSLLLFGGNSEHGRIVRALAPLLGIAHVIDADHYAPQSRGMAARLDGANGSIPLVVFADMAHLSPQKLQLHPGAQLVCMGSALGMEVGPWLGSAATIGVHRVDALATVQRAPQRLAASLLALADAIRHKTLKLPDSQWLSARQWVAQGTPLGQAVSLQSLPPAVAANAGHFDPTGAWLITGGFGGFGLACAEWLAAQGANELILVGRSGANAEAAERLTVLERTGVVVRRVQADIGDAAAVQALCATLAREKLPLAGVLHAAGTLADMTIQEMDVADLQRVMVPKMDGAWHLSDALDSNALRPRHFIMFSSIAATVGNARQANYAAANVAIDALAAARRARGLPADCVAWGALSFGMGVSNETLTRHFEGMGMQPLSSAVALSGLERVLAERPGSVVLAAVDWEQWGRFEPTGGRSPRFAHLTGKDATGGESALKAELAAMSVPEREEMAMLMLTEALSGPLKMAAERIDPERSLSDLGVDSLMAVEVQIAISSVFAVEFSTLELMRGNTVSLLASRVLERMQIAQPTA, encoded by the coding sequence ATGAACAACACACCCCCCCTCCAGGAGCCGATCGCCATCGTGGGAATGGCCTGCCGTTTCCCCGGCGAAGCAGAAAACATCGAGGCGTATTGGGAGGTTTTGCGCAGCGGCGGCATCACGGTAGGTGAGGTACCCGCCACCCGCTGGGACTGGCGCCGCCACTTCAGCGAGAACCCGGATGCGCCAGGACGCGCGTATGTCAAACACGGCAATTTCATCCGCCAGGACCTCCGTGCCTTCGATGCGGGATTTTTTGGAATTTCAAACCGCGAAGCCGAGGTGATGGACCCGCAGCAGCGCCTGCTGCTGGAAGTGGCATGGGAAACCATTGAGCATGCAGGCTCCGACCTGGCGGCACTGGGCGCCGCCCGAACCGGCGTGTACATCGGCGCATTTACCCTGGACAACCTGATTGGCCGCATGGGCGGGGCATCGCGCTTTGCGACGGGTTCGCATACGGCGGTCGGCTCCACGGCGACGATCCTGTCCAACCGGATTTCCCATGCCTTCAACCTGACCGGTCCCAGCCTGTCGGTAGACACCGCATGCTCGTCCTCCCTGGTGGCGGTGCACCTTGCCGCACAAGCCATCTGGAGCGGCGAGTGCGATGTCGCCCTGGCGGGGGGTGTCAACGTGATGTTCCGCCCGGAATATGTGATCGCCATGAGCAAGGGGCACTTCTTGGCGACCGACGGTCGTTCCAAAACCTTTGATGCTTCGGCCAATGGCTATGGGCGGGGCGAAGGTGCCGGTGTCGTCATGCTCAAGCCTCTGTCGCGTGCGCAGGCCGACGGCGACCGCATCCTGGCGGTGCTGCGTTCCACAGGCTGTAACCAGGACGGCCGCACCGAAGGCATCACGGTGCCCAACAAGGTCGCGCAAAGCAAGCTGATGCAGCAGGTGCTGGACCGCGCAGGGCTGGTACCCGACGACGTGCATTACGTGGAGGCCCACGGTACCGGAACGCCGCTGGGCGATCCGATCGAAAGCGCCGCGATCAGTTCGGTCTTCGGCGTTCACCGCGCCTATCCCATGCCCGTGGGTTCGGTGAAGGCCAACATCGGCCATCTGGAAGCCGCGTCTGGCGTGGCATCGCTGATCAAGCTGGTGCTGTGCATGCGCGAGCGCCAGCTGCCTGCGGTGGCGGGGCTCACCCACCTGAACCCGGCCATCGACTTCGAAGGCCTCAACATCCGGCCGCCGCGCGAACTGGAAGCTTTGCCGCAAGGGACGTTGCGCATGGCCGTCAATTCGTTTGGGTACGGCGGCACCAATGCCCACGCCATCCTGGAATCGCCTCCGGAGGCAGCCGCTTCGACCCCCGTCGCCGCAAGCGCGGATGGTTGGTGCATGCTGCCGATCTCGGCGCGTTCCGACGAGGCATTGGCTGACTTGGTCACCCAATGGAGCAACACGCTCGACACGATGGGCCCCGATGTGCCACGGTCTCTGCTGGCCACTGCCGCACTGCGCCGCACGCACCACGATTGCCGGGTAGCCTTTGCGGCCGATTCTGGCCCATCGCTGCGCAGCGCGGTGGCATCCTGGCTGGAAGCTCGCCCGCGTGCCGAACGCCCGCTCAAGAATACCGATGCCGTGTTCGTATTCACCGGCATGGGACCCCAGTGGTGGGGCATGGCGCGTGAGTTGCTCAGTAGCGACGCGGCCAGCCAGCAGCTCGCGCAGAAATTCGATGGCATTTTCAAGTCGCTATCAGGCTGGTCCTTGGTGGATGCCCTGTTGCAGCCAGAAGAAGCCTCTTTGGTGGCCAAAACCCATATCGCACAACCGGCCAACTTCTTGTGCCAATGGTTGGTGACGCAGTGGCTTGCAGCGCGCGGGGTTCGCCCTGCAGCGGTGGTAGGCCACAGCGTGGGAGAAGTGGGATCCGCCTGGGCCAGCGGCGTGCTGAGCCTGGAGGACGCCATCCGCGTCAGCTACCAACGCGCCAAGCTGCAAGCGACCACGGCGGGCCAGGGCGGCATGCTGGCTGTCGGTTTGTCGGAAGCGGATGCGCTGGCCCTGATCGAGAGCACCCAAGGCAAAGTTGAAATCGCCGCCATCAACGGCCCCACAGCGGTGACCTTGGCAGGCGACGAAGCATCGTTGAGCGATCTCGCCGGGCGGCTGGAAGTCCGCAGCATTTTCAACCGCCGCCTGAAAGTGGAAGTGGCCTACCACAGCCGCTACATGGATCCGATTCTGGACGACCTGCGCACCGAACTGTCGGGCCTGACCCTGCATACGGCCACCACGCCCGTATGGTCGACCGTCAGCGCACACCAGGGCTCGGATGGCCTGTTCGGTGCCGGGTACTGGTGCCGCAATGTGCGCGAGCCGGTGCGCTTTCGGGCCGCGATCGAAGACCTGCTGGACCATGGCTACCGGCTGTTTGTCGAGATCGGCCCCCATCCGGTGATCGGCGGCAACATCCGCGAAATCATGGCGCGCCGCAGCGACGAGGGCCGTACCATTTCCACACTGGTACGCGGCGCATCCGATTTCGTGCAGTTACACGCTACCCTGGGGCGCTTGTATGCAGCAGGGGTCGCGCCAGATTGGCAGCACCTCAATGGTCCGGCCAGCGCACAGTGGGATCTACCGCGCCACCCTTGGTTGCGCGACAACCTGTGGGCAGAGGCCGACAGCTGCGCACGCGAGCGCGCCTGTCCACCGGTCGGCCCCCTGTGCGGCGAACCGCTGGACCACCCCACGCCCACCTGGGAGCGGGCTATGAACACCTTGTACTTGCCGTGGATTGCCGACCACAAGGTCGACGGCATGGTGCTGTTGCCGGGTGCCGCGTATATCGATACGGCGTTTGCCGTTGCCGAACAGATGCTGGAGGGCGATGGCGCGCTGTGTGTCGAGAATGTAGAAGTCAGCCGCCCCCTGGTCCTGGAAGGTGATGCCACCCTGCTCTACCGCACCAGCTACAACCCCCAACGCAGCCTGGTGGAAATGGCCAGCCGCGAAGAGTCTGGTGGCCCATGGACTCGGCATGCGCAAGCCCGTATCAGCCGCGTGGCATTTGACGACAGCCTGCGCGCACCGGCGTTCGAGGGTGGAGAGTCCCTGGACGTCGCGTCCGCCTATGCCCGCTTTGCCCAGATGGGCCTGGTGTACGGTCCGGCCTGCCAACGCATCCAGACCCTGGCTGTGAGTGGCGACACCGTGCGTGCAGAACTGTCTGCGCTGGACAACGCCCCAGCCGACGTGAACCACCACTTGCATCCCACGGTGCTGGACGGCGCGTTCCAGTCCCTGTTGGCCGTCGTTTTGACCGGCGGCGACACACCGTGGGTTCCCACCGCCATCGACGAGATCACCTTGCGTGCGCCAGTGACCGGGCCGGTGGTGTGCATCGGCCGCGTGAAGAGCCGTTCCGAGCGGGAGATCGTGGGGGAACTTTGGCTGAGCGATGCGGCTGGCCAGTTGCTGGTGCATGTGGACGGGGTGCATTGTGTGCCTGCCAAGCGGGCCCACGACCCGATGCAAGGCCTGCTCTACACCGAGAATTTCGAATCGGTTCTGCCGGTCGGCGAACCCATGCGCCTGGGCGCATGGATGGTGCTGAGCGAAGACGGGTGTGCAGCCGGTAGTTTTGGCGAAGCGCTCACCCGGTCCTTGGTGCAAGCCAACGTGGCACGGCTGCTGGCCTTCGCAGTGGGCACGGCCCCTGGCCCGATGGCTATCAGCCGCATGGATGGTGAGCTAGAACTGAAAACGCTGTTCGCCGAATACCCCATCCACACCTTGGCAGGCGTGCTCTATCTGGCGGCAGGCATTGACTCCGCGCCAGCGCAAGCCCGGGCCCGCGTCGCCCGCGTACACGCACTGGTGAAGGCGCTGGGGGGCGACGACGCCGTGCCACGGGTTTACCTGGCCACTTGCAACGCACAGTCCGTCCAAGCCAACGACAGCGTGGCCGGGTATGCACAAGCCGCAGTCCACGGCTATGGACGTGTCGCGCACAACGAATTCACGGCGCTGGCGGTCACCCTGCTGGACCACGATGGTCATCCCGCCTCTGCTACCGCGCTGGTGGGTGAGTTGCTGGCAGATGATGTCGAGGACGACGTGGCACTGCGTGCCGGCACCCGTTGGGCACGCCGCGTACGCCCACTGTCTGCGCCGGAAATGCGCCAGGCCGCACTGGCCGATATGGTGGCAGAGCCGCAGGCGGTAGTGCTGGAGAAACAAGCGGGCGCAGACACGCACTGGCGTGCCATCGCAGTGCCCACGCCAGTCCAAACAGCTGATGGAGGACAAACAGCACTGGCGTTGCACGGCCTGGTGCAAGAGACGCCAGAAGGTGCGGATGGCGCCGCCTTGTGCGGGTTTACCGCCCAGGTCACCCAGGCCAACAGCCGCTGGAAAGTGGGCCAATGGCTGGTGGGTGCTGCGGTCATCCGCCCGGCCAGCCATATCGCCATCGCCGATGGGGCGCTCTTTGCGATGCCTATCGATGGCCCCCTGGTTGGTGCAGAGCGGGTGCTGACGCTGTGGGCGGGCATCCACGACGCGTTGCGGCGCGTGGTCCCGCTGGCCGAGACGCAGTCGCTTTTGCTGTTCGGCGGCAATTCCGAGCATGGCCGCATCGTGCGCGCCCTGGCACCCTTGCTGGGCATCGCACACGTCATCGACGCAGACCACTACGCGCCCCAATCACGCGGCATGGCAGCCCGCCTGGATGGCGCCAATGGGTCCATCCCGCTGGTGGTGTTTGCGGACATGGCGCACTTGAGCCCCCAAAAACTGCAGCTGCATCCTGGGGCACAGCTGGTGTGCATGGGTTCTGCACTGGGCATGGAGGTCGGGCCATGGCTGGGCTCGGCCGCCACCATTGGCGTACACCGCGTCGATGCCTTGGCCACCGTGCAGCGCGCGCCACAGCGCTTGGCAGCCAGTCTGCTGGCTTTGGCGGATGCCATTCGCCATAAAACACTGAAGCTGCCGGACAGCCAATGGCTCAGTGCCCGGCAATGGGTCGCGCAAGGAACCCCGCTGGGACAGGCTGTGTCGCTGCAAAGCCTGCCGCCTGCTGTTGCAGCCAATGCCGGGCATTTCGATCCGACCGGCGCCTGGCTCATCACCGGGGGATTTGGTGGCTTTGGCCTGGCTTGCGCAGAATGGCTGGCCGCACAGGGTGCAAATGAACTCATTCTGGTGGGCCGCTCTGGGGCCAATGCCGAAGCCGCCGAACGCCTGACCGTACTGGAACGCACAGGCGTGGTCGTGCGCCGCGTGCAGGCCGACATCGGCGACGCTGCCGCGGTGCAGGCTTTGTGCGCCACGCTGGCCCGCGAGAAGCTACCGCTGGCCGGTGTGCTGCACGCCGCAGGCACCCTGGCCGACATGACGATCCAGGAGATGGATGTCGCCGATCTGCAGCGTGTGATGGTGCCCAAAATGGACGGTGCGTGGCACCTTTCAGACGCACTCGACAGCAACGCATTGCGGCCACGGCACTTCATCATGTTCTCGTCGATTGCAGCGACCGTGGGCAATGCACGCCAGGCCAACTATGCAGCAGCCAACGTGGCGATCGATGCCTTGGCAGCCGCCCGGCGTGCGCGTGGTCTGCCCGCAGACTGCGTGGCCTGGGGCGCACTCAGCTTTGGCATGGGTGTTTCCAACGAAACCTTGACACGGCACTTTGAAGGCATGGGCATGCAGCCACTGTCGTCCGCTGTGGCCTTGTCGGGTCTGGAGCGCGTCCTCGCAGAGCGCCCTGGCTCGGTGGTCCTGGCGGCGGTCGACTGGGAGCAGTGGGGCCGCTTCGAGCCCACCGGAGGACGCTCACCGCGATTTGCCCACCTCACCGGAAAAGATGCGACCGGCGGCGAATCCGCGCTGAAGGCAGAGTTGGCAGCCATGAGCGTTCCCGAACGCGAAGAGATGGCCATGCTGATGCTGACCGAAGCCCTGTCCGGCCCACTGAAGATGGCGGCCGAACGGATCGATCCTGAACGCTCCCTGTCGGACCTGGGGGTGGATTCACTGATGGCCGTGGAAGTGCAAATTGCCATCAGCTCCGTGTTCGCCGTCGAGTTTTCGACACTCGAGCTGATGCGTGGCAACACCGTCAGCCTGCTCGCCTCCAGGGTACTGGAGCGCATGCAGATCGCGCAACCCACCGCCTGA
- a CDS encoding aminotransferase class I/II-fold pyridoxal phosphate-dependent enzyme — protein MNSPQRDVARARAKELMQKHAGTNASAPTASATAQHSPPAGPASFENFPGYQEHCRQRDAFAKFGMRNPYFSLHDGVQAATVAVNGREYLSFSGYNYLDLAGHPALTNASIEAIRRYGSTVSASRVVSGEIALHQQLERDMADFLGMDDAVSFVSGYGTNVSTLGHLFGPGDLIVHDALIHNSLMTGARLSGARRIPYPHNDYAALDRILAEASKQHRHTVIVTEGVFSMDGDIVDLPQLVEIKKRHNVFLMVDEAHSFGVLGQRGVGVAEHFGLPTSVIDIWMGTLSKSMASCGGIIAGSHALIANLRLNAPGGILYSVGLSPANTAAAIAALQVMQAEPERIEKLRHNSKFFLEKIRALGLDAGPAQGTPVTPVILGNSLKCLRVAEHLFDNGVQVHPILYPAVPEEASRLRFFITSGHSEEQLTHAANATAAAVAAVASQG, from the coding sequence ATGAACTCACCACAACGCGATGTCGCGCGCGCCCGCGCCAAAGAACTGATGCAAAAACATGCTGGCACGAACGCCAGCGCGCCCACGGCATCGGCCACAGCGCAGCACAGTCCACCCGCAGGCCCTGCCAGCTTTGAAAACTTCCCCGGCTACCAAGAGCATTGCCGCCAGCGCGACGCATTCGCAAAGTTCGGCATGCGCAACCCGTACTTCTCTCTGCACGACGGGGTACAGGCCGCCACGGTGGCGGTCAATGGCCGCGAGTACCTGAGTTTTTCGGGCTACAACTACCTGGACCTGGCCGGCCACCCCGCGCTGACCAACGCCTCCATCGAGGCCATCCGCCGCTACGGCAGCACGGTGTCTGCCAGCCGCGTGGTCTCCGGAGAGATTGCGCTGCACCAACAGCTGGAGCGCGACATGGCGGACTTTCTGGGCATGGACGATGCCGTCAGCTTCGTCAGCGGCTACGGCACCAACGTCAGCACCCTGGGCCATCTGTTTGGGCCTGGCGATCTGATCGTGCACGACGCGCTGATCCACAACTCGCTGATGACCGGTGCACGGCTGTCCGGTGCCCGCCGCATCCCCTACCCGCACAACGACTACGCCGCACTGGACCGCATTCTTGCCGAAGCCAGCAAGCAACACCGCCATACCGTCATCGTGACGGAAGGTGTTTTCAGCATGGACGGCGACATTGTCGATTTGCCCCAGCTGGTCGAGATCAAGAAGCGGCACAACGTCTTTCTGATGGTGGACGAGGCCCATTCATTCGGCGTGTTGGGCCAGCGCGGCGTGGGTGTGGCCGAGCATTTCGGCCTCCCCACCTCGGTGATCGACATCTGGATGGGCACGCTGTCCAAATCCATGGCATCGTGCGGCGGCATCATTGCCGGATCGCATGCCCTGATTGCCAATCTGCGCCTCAACGCACCTGGCGGCATTCTCTACAGCGTCGGCTTGTCGCCCGCGAACACGGCGGCGGCGATTGCGGCCCTGCAGGTCATGCAGGCCGAACCCGAGCGGATTGAAAAACTACGCCACAACAGCAAGTTCTTTCTGGAAAAAATCCGGGCCTTGGGTCTGGATGCCGGGCCGGCACAAGGTACGCCGGTCACACCGGTCATTCTGGGCAATAGCCTGAAATGCCTACGTGTGGCCGAACACCTGTTTGACAACGGCGTGCAAGTGCATCCCATCCTGTATCCGGCGGTGCCGGAAGAGGCCTCGCGCCTGCGCTTCTTCATCACCTCCGGGCACAGTGAAGAACAGCTGACCCACGCCGCAAATGCGACGGCTGCCGCCGTGGCAGCGGTGGCGTCCCAAGGGTGA